The nucleotide window AGAGGAGGGCGAAGACCAAGCCAAGGGAGGATAGCAGCCAGAAGGAGACGGCGAAGACACGCTCGGCGCCTTGACGGTCGTCGACGGCCATCCGCTCGGCGACCAGCCTGGCGATGACGATGTTGACTCCCTGGGTCGAGATGATCAGGAGGATGGTGTAGATGCGGTAGGCCGAGTTGTAGAGGCCCATGCCCTCGGACCCAAGGAGGTAATAGAGGGGGATGACGATCAATCCCCCGATGACCTTCGTGGCAAAGTTGGCCGAGGCCAGGACGAAGGTGCTCCGAAGGAACGATGGCCTGGCGGCCGACGGACCCTGCGACATTGTGGTCCCTCCGGGTGATGACGGACGGCTCATGTCATCTGACTCCTAGACTTAGCCGGATGTTTCAGTCCCCGTGCGGATCGCTTTCACGGCTCCCGGCGGGCCGCCTTCAGGCCGGGATCCCATCGCTTCGCGGGACGGCGGCCTTTTCCGGATGGACGAAGGTCGACACGACGGCGGTCACGGCGGCCAGGATCGCCCCCAGGACGAAGGTGGCGCTGGGACCCAGGACGCGCCAGATGAACCCGCCGAGGATGGGGAAGCCCACGCCGCTGATGTGGTTGATGGTGCTTCCGGTGGACAGAGCCGCCGGGATCTCGGCCCGAGGGCAGATCTTATCGAGGTAGGTCAGCTGGGCCATGTCGAAGTCCATGAACAACTGGTCCAGCCCGAAGATCAGGTAGACCAGGGGAAGGTAGTGGACGTAGGCGTAGCCCAGGTAAAGAAGGGTCAGGGTGGTGTAGTTGAAGACCAGGATACGCCGCTCGCCGAAATGGTCGATGACCCGCCCCATCAGGGGTCGGGTGAAGAAGGAGACGATGCTGACCGTGCCGATGGCCACCGAGATCTGGGCCGCCGACAGGCCGTACAGGCTGGCCAGCGCGTATTGAGCGAAGGTGAGGAAGATGTGACGCCGGCCTCCGGACAGGAACGTCAGTCCGTAGTACAGAC belongs to Bacillota bacterium and includes:
- a CDS encoding MFS transporter, encoding LYYGLTFLSGGRRHIFLTFAQYALASLYGLSAAQISVAIGTVSIVSFFTRPLMGRVIDHFGERRILVFNYTTLTLLYLGYAYVHYLPLVYLIFGLDQLFMDFDMAQLTYLDKICPRAEIPAALSTGSTINHISGVGFPILGGFIWRVLGPSATFVLGAILAAVTAVVSTFVHPEKAAVPRSDGIPA